Proteins encoded within one genomic window of Vanrija pseudolonga chromosome 3, complete sequence:
- the elp4 gene encoding Elongator complex protein 4 has protein sequence MPSFTRRVPAQRAAAGAAGTAAASPTAATAAAQNLEGTRPSPSAPGLRLLPTGIGSLDDLLGGGLPLGNVLTLLSPDPHTAWARLVARHVAAQGAVSRQRIIVLAERGDARAFVDGLPWVEGRDDAGSESETEGGADDGRTRIAWRYDRMAKFQTTVGSSNLAANTTIPADVRAHLESKGQIVYVDLPAADTVSASIVALAAALDTPFDGVTRVAVPDLGGIEWGRLSSTDITRFLVSLRALLRPRAASAVVTLPPRLSQNSPDNTSPSEWVTSLAWSSDACITLAGFGTDPTLAPVFAPAHGLLTLHSFPTTHHLLAPTTRHSTLLGVGGGAGSGGAGENNLGFRLKRKRFVIETVHLGIEGGSSERRTEPPAVSGVVRPERTQAKVGVEVETDAAEPTPAPPPSSALPEPAAKPKKVRAKVRFGDEPEAAPQPHGHAHGHAHGHSHAGHGHSHSARVEIRHDRPDLYEF, from the exons atGCCGTCCTTcacgcgccgcgtcccggcccagcgggcagcagcaggcgcagcggGAACGGCAGCAGCCTCACCgacagcggcaacggcggcggctcaAAACCTCGAAGGCACCCGCCCGTCCCCCTCCGCGCCGGGCCTTCGCCTCCTCCCAACCGGCatcggctcgctcgacgacctgcttggcggcggcctcccGCTAGGCAACGTGCTCACCCTCCTCTCCCCAGACCCACATACGGCGTGGGCACGCCTCGTGGCGCGCCACGTTGCCGCCCAGGGCGCGGTCTCGCGCCAGCGGATCATCGTACTCGCTGAGCGGGGTGACGCACGCGCGttcgtcgacggcctgccGTGGGTCGAGGGGCGGGACGATGCCGGCTCCGAGTCGGAAActgagggcggcgccgacgacgggcggaCAAGGATCGCGTGGCGGTACGACCGGATGGCAAAGTTCCAAACTACTGTCG GAAGCAGCAACCTGGCCGCGAACACCACAATCCctgccgacgtgcgcgcaCACCTAGAGTCCAAGGGGCAGATCGTGTATGTCGACCTACCTGCAGCCGACACCGTCTCTGCGTCGatcgtcgcgctcgctgcggcgCTCGATACGCCCTTCGACGGGGTGACTCGCGTGGCGGTTCCAGACCTTGGTGGGATCGAGTGGGGCCGCCTCTCAAGCACAGATATCACCCGGTTCCTTGTCTCGCTGCGTGCACTActccgccctcgcgccgccagcgcagTCGTGACGCTTCCCCCACGGCTGAGCCAGAACTCACCGGACAACACGTCGCCAAGTGAATGGGTGACGAGCCTGGCCTGGTCGTCGGACGCGTGCATCACCCTCGCGGGCTTCGGCACCGACCCGACCCTCGCGCCGGTCTTCGCCCCCGCGCACGGGCTGCTAACACTGCACTCGTTCCCAACGACGCACCACCtcttggcgccgacgacgcgccactcgacgctgctcggcgtcggcggcggcgccggctcgggcggtGCAGGCGAGAACAATCTCGGCTTCAGGCTCAAGCGCAAGCGGTTCGTCATTGAGACTGTCCATCTGGGCATTGAGggcgggtcgagcgagcgccggACGGAACCACCGGCTGTTTCCGGCGTCGTGCGGCCCGAACGCACGCAGGCAaaggtcggcgtcgaggtcgagacggacgccgccgagcccacaCCTGCACctccgccctcgtcggctcTTCCCGAGCCTGCGGCAAAACCAAAGAAGGTGCGCGCCAAAGTCCGCTTCGGCGACGAGCCTGAGGCGGCGCCACAGCCTCATGGACACGCGCATGGGCACGCGCATGGGCACTCCCACGCCGGCCATGGTCACAGCCACAGCGCACGCGTCGAAATCCGGCATGACCGCCCGGACCTGTACGAGTTCTAG
- the HM13 gene encoding Minor histocompatibility antigen H13: MGDQISAFVLIGTQALVPIVLGSFKSLRTPLATRRKHKKARASRDRLLGLDEDEDDDDDTDDDETLGLGDSLLFPILGSAALLGLFFIIKYVDKKWIDLAFGVYFSVTGVFAVHTTLTSIVGFFLRLFKKSVPVYHVRISNGIKQIFHLPVRAHSALVAPISLIAPVAYVPLGRPWVLSNVLALCLATAALALLKLDGFPTAFLLLGVLLAYDVFWVFYTPVMVTVAKGIEGPIKLVAPKDSTGTAFAMLGLGDVVIPGLLIALCLRFDFARYAAKNKDKDVTRHSSFPKPYFYTALFSWIAGLVATIYAMSVSGKAQPALLYLSPACTLGPALLALVRGEIGLLWSWREEEKDDDERDETIEAPSEVAMLARKEAKAKAAEAEAAQEDEAKPEPEAPVDDSWMESAEDTGPKTRKRKGGKKK, from the exons ATGGGAGACCAGATTTCCGCCTTTGTCCTCATCGGGACCCAGGCGCTCGTGCCCATCGTCTTGGGCAGTTTCAAGAGCTTGCGG ACACCGCTCGCCACGCGCCGCAAGCACAAAAAGgcccgcgcgtcgcgcgaccgcctgctcggcctcgacgaggacgaggacgacgatgacgataccgacgacgacgagaccctcggcctgggcgactcgctcctcttccccatcctcgggagcgcggcgctcctcggcctcttcTTCATCATCAAATACGTCGACAAGAAGTGGATCGACCTCGCGTTCGGCGTGTACT TCTCGGTCACGGGCGTGTTCGCCGTGCACACGACACTGACGTCCATCGTCGGCTTCTTCCTCCGCCTGTTCAAGAAGAGCGTGCCCGTGTACCATGTCCGCATCTCGAACGGCATCAAGC AAATCTTCCACCTCCCGGTCCGCGCCCActcggccctcgtcgcgcccatctcgctcatcgcgccggtcgcctacgtccccctcggccgcccgTGGGTGCTGAGCAACGTCCTCGCGCTGTGTctcgccacggccgcgctcgcgctgctcaaACTCGACGGGTTCCCGACTGCCTTcttgctgctcggcgtgctgctcgcgTACGACGTGTTCTGG GTCTTTTACACCCCGGTCATGGTGACTGTCGCCAAGGGCATCGAGGGCCCGatcaagctcgtcgcgcccaaGGACTCGACGGGCACGGCGTTCGCcatgctcggcctcggcgacgtcgtcatCCCCGGCCTGCTGATCGCCCTCTGCCTGCGCTTCGACTTTGCGCGCTACGCTGCCAAGAACAAGGACAAAGACGTGACGCGCCACTCGTCGTTCCCCAAGCCGTACTTCTACACTGCGCTGTTCAGCTGGATCGCAGGCCTCGTCGCGACCATCTACGCCATGAGCGTCAGCGGCAAGGCGCAGCCCGCGCTCCTGTACCTCTCGCCCGCGTGCACGCTCGGCccggcgctcctcgccctcgtccgcggCGAGATTGGCCTCCTCTGGTCctggcgcgaggaggagaaggacgacgatgagcgcgacgagacCATCGAGGCGCCCTCCGAGGTCGCCATGCTCGCCCGCAaagaggccaaggccaaggctgccgaggctgaggctgcccaagaggacgaggccaagcccgagcctgaggcgcccgtcgacgacagctGGATGGAGAGCGCCGAAGACACCGGACCCAAGacgcgcaagcgcaagggcgGTAAGAAAAAGTAA
- the SPBC1703.03c gene encoding putative ARM-like repeat-containing protein codes for MGKAQYKKKATARRHNPIRVPDAHLGGGKADGKANPEKEKQMLPVLQKLRSPDYADRTWACAAICNLVANDAATRRLFQGRNVVGELIERLSDSVDEVVVEASGALRNLAIDGGHELVSEMFNKGIMPHLTVLMGKIGTTVDEVLAADVQAESLSDEDIQRRKHILALAENVAILVWLLADANHKTLAAINAVAGGVAELLVKILRGREKLSLGVALAAAQALYALTQDNRPFTNALLHTPDALLTLVALAKADHAALEAEIKAKAAKAKGKKKAAAPEADDEEVGDGRLLLTRVLVAGTLRNIVDAGSRTDESVGIAALTNEVILPLVNSLLDVNLANVVTRVGELVAALPAEDVPVAGKDLQNDHKSPAEVKLERLERMLTTVSSALEVLTGICAGLEDAAEDEEMEEDAVEDDAEMEDAIEDEALIAMGRDAPGVAAAAPTVKTTATLSTLLGALRLPERLSALAQLTPMSFPPTGAEPSLHPPTTAALSTLHLRALEALNNLLLTAAASLAGGADPSIAALVPAAGIWEITFGIISAAGEDAAALTARGQEMRLEILEAALGCAWGVSKVAADQLSPLAVQVQMLMDVLPALRSDAARTRTLDTLAALAARPGVSVDENRAIGQWVLNLLPSANDEILVAVLNAVIDIYADEGRDYDRPVFVAGNFLNALASSVARVRADVRKIDRRKQPELRARAEEAYENLTAFVKYRRSLRL; via the exons ATGGGCAAAGCACAGTACAAGAAAAAGGCTACGGCCCGCAGGCACAACCCGATCCGCGTGCCCGacgcccacctcggcggcggcaaggcggacggcaaggccaaccccgagaaggagaagcagATGCTGCCGGTGCTGCAGAAG CTCCGCTCGCCCGACTACGCAGACCGCACGTGGGCCTGCGCGGCAATCTGCAACCTGgtcgccaacgacgccgcgacCCGCCGCCTCTTCCAGGGCCGCAACGTTGTGGGCGAGCTGATCGAGCGCCTGTccgactcggtcgacgaggtggtcgtcgaggcgtcgggcgcgcTGCGCAACCTCGCCATTGACGGCGGGCACGAGCTCGTGTCCGAGATGTTCAACAAGGGCATCATGCCCCACCTCACCGTGCTGATGGGCAAGATCGGCAcgacggtcgacgaggtgctcgctgccgacgtgCAGGCCGAGTCGCTCTCCGACGAGGACATTCAGCGGAGGAAGCAcatcctcgcgctggcggagAACGTTGCCATCCTGGTGTGGTtactcgccgacgccaaccaCAAGACGCTGGCCGCGatcaacgccgtcgccggcggtgtggccgagctgctcgtcaaGATCCTTCGCGGACGGGAGAAGCTTAGCCTTGGTGTTGCACTCGCTGCTG CCCAAGCTCTCTACGCCCTCACGCAGGACAACCGCCCGTTCACCAACGCTCTCCTCCACACGCCCGATGCGCTGCTgaccctcgtcgccctcgccaaggcggaccacgccgcgctcgaggccgagatcaaggccaaggccgccaaggccaagggcaagaagaaggccgccgctcccgaggccgatgacgaggaggtcggcgacggacGGCTGCTCCTTacgcgcgtgctcgtcgccggcacgcTGAGGAATATTGTCGATGCTGGCTCGCGGACGGACGAGAGCGTCGGCATTGCGGCGCTCACGAACGAGGTCATCCTCCCGCTCGTCAActcgctgctcgacgtcaacctcgccaacgtcgtcacgcgcgtcggcgagctcgttgcGGCGCTGCCGGCTGAGGACGTCCCTGTCGCCGGCAAGGACCTCCAGAACGACCACAAGTCGCCTGCCGAGGTCAAGCTCGAGCGTCTGGAGCGCATGCTCACGACGGTGagcagcgcgctcgaggtgctGACGGGTATCTGCGCCGGTCTGGAGGACGCcgctgaggacgaggagatggaaGAGG ACGCTgttgaggacgacgccgagatggagGATGCCattgaggacgaggcgctcatCGCCATGGGCCGTGACGCGCccggcgtggcggccgccgctcccaCCGTCAAGACGACGGCTACGCTTTCAACGTTACTGGGTGCACTCCGCCTGCCAGAGCGGTTGAGCGCGCTTGCGCAGCTCACGCCCATGTCCTTCCCCCCgactggcgccgagccgtcCCTGCACCCTCCCACGACCGCCGCCCTCTCAACACTGcacctgcgcgcgctggagGCGCTCAACAACCTGCTCCTCACGGCCgctgcctcgctcgcgggcggcgccgacccctCGATCGCTGCCCTCGTCCCGGCAGCGGGTATCTGGGAGATCACGTTCGGCATCATctccgccgctggcgaggacGCTGCTGCGCTCACTGCCCGCGGACAGGAGATGCgcctcgagatcctcgaggcggcgctcggctgCGCGTGGGGCGTGTCCAAGGTCGCTGCCGACCAGCTGTCCCCTCTGGCTGTCCAGGTCCAGATGCTGATGGACGTCCTTCCTGCTCTGCGGTCAGatgccgcgcgcacgcgcacgctcgacacgctcgctgcgctcgctgcccgccCGGGCGTGAGCGTGGACGAGAACCGCGCCATCGGCCAGTGggtcctcaacctcctccccTCTGCCAACGACGAgatcctcgtcgccgtcctcaacgccgtcatcgacatctacgccgacgagggccgcGACTACGACCGGCCAGTGTTCGTCGCCGGCAACTTCCTcaacgcgctcgcgtcgtcggtcgccCGCGTGCGCGCAGACGTGCGCAAGATTGACCGCCGCAAGCagcccgagctgcgcgcccgcgccgaggaggcctACGAGAACCTCACCGCGTTTGTAAAGTACCGCCGGAGCCTGCGACTgtga